CAACAAGCATGAAAGTTTTCCCCAAAAGCTCTTCGAAGTCTCGGATGTAGTGCGACTAAATAGCAAGCAAGAGACACGATGCGAAAGACGACTGCACCTAGCTGCAGTATCATCTCATGCAACCGCGAATTTCACCGAAATAAAATCTGCTTTAGAAGCGTTGATGGCAAATATGGGCTTGAACCGTTGGAAAATAAGAGAAACAAAGCATTCAAGCTTTATCGATGGAAGAGCCGCAACGATCAGTTTCAAGAACAAGCAGATAGGAATGGTTGGCGAAGTGCATCCAGAGGTCCTAAACAATTTCGAGCTAGAGAATCCTACCGCAGCCTTTGAGATAGACTTAGAGATGTTGATAGACTAGAAAACCTTTTTTCCTACGTTTTCTGTTTATTATCCTAGCGATGACATGAGCACAATCCCACTGGAACTCTCCCTTTGAGGGCTCGTGCAGACGGACTTGACAGAAGCTTGCGTAACAGCTGGCTTATGACGAAGAGCTTACCCAAACACGGGACACGGTGGGCGCGGGTAATTAACCTCCCACGCTAGAGAGAGCTTAACATAGAAGAGCGTGAGACTCCATCAATGAAGTTAAGTGTTAGGTGACGTGGGACACATGTCACCCGCGATAAAGAGAACTTTTAAGTCTCTAATCAAAGAATGTAAGAAAGAAATATTCAGGGGGCTACAATGTTGGACATCGAAGAAAAACTCGTTCTTGCTACACGTAACACTGTGGAAATAATAACCTCCGATGAGCTGCGCTCCTTGCTTGAAACAAAAACCAAACCTCGCGCTTACTGGGGTTTCGAATCCAGCGGGCTAATGCACATAGGATTAGGTCTGGTATGCGGCTCAAAAATTAAAGACATGGTTGAAGCAGGCTTCCACTTCGTCATTTTCCTTGCAGATTGGCACTCATGGATTAACAACAAGCTCGGCGGCGAGATGAAAAACATACGCTTGTGCGGCGAATACTTCAAAGAATGCTTCACCGCACTAGGCATAAAAGATGTTGAATACTTGTGGGCGACAGACCTCGCTAAAGACATCGAATACTGGGAAAAAGTTGTAAAAATAGGAAAAAAAGCCTCGGTTCAACGTATATGGAGAGCACTTCCTATCATGGGCAGAGAGATGAACCTTTCCGATGTTGAGACCGCTTGGCTGTTCTACCCATGCATGCAAGCCGCAGACATATTCCACATGCAACTTGATGTAGCGTGTGCAGGCATGGAACAACGCAAAGCCCATATGCTCGCCCGCGACGCAGCAGAAAAACTAGGCTGGCAAAAACCATCGTGTATTCACACTCCTTTACTTATGGGACTCAAAGGACCCGCTGAAAGCGATAGGCAGCTTGACGACGATGTAGCGTTAAACTTGAAGATCGTCTCAAAAATGTCCAAGAGTCTACCGCGCACATGTATCTTCGTACACGACTCGCCAGAAGACATCAAAGCCAAGTTAAAGGATGCGTATTGCCCGCCAAAACAAGTAAGTGGCAATCCAGTGTTAGAAGCGGCGCAACTCGCTGTGTTCAGCAATACTAATAAGTTGACAATAACACGTCCACCTGAATACGGCTGTACCGAAATCTTTACCAACTACATTGAACTCGAAAAAGTATATAGAGAAGGAAAAATTCATCCCTTGGACCTAAAAAACGCAGTCGCAGAAGCCCTAATACAAATATTAGAACCAGTTCGAACTCACTTTAAAAAGTATCCAGAAAAGCTGGAGAAGATG
This genomic window from Candidatus Bathyarchaeota archaeon contains:
- a CDS encoding tyrosine--tRNA ligase, translated to MLDIEEKLVLATRNTVEIITSDELRSLLETKTKPRAYWGFESSGLMHIGLGLVCGSKIKDMVEAGFHFVIFLADWHSWINNKLGGEMKNIRLCGEYFKECFTALGIKDVEYLWATDLAKDIEYWEKVVKIGKKASVQRIWRALPIMGREMNLSDVETAWLFYPCMQAADIFHMQLDVACAGMEQRKAHMLARDAAEKLGWQKPSCIHTPLLMGLKGPAESDRQLDDDVALNLKIVSKMSKSLPRTCIFVHDSPEDIKAKLKDAYCPPKQVSGNPVLEAAQLAVFSNTNKLTITRPPEYGCTEIFTNYIELEKVYREGKIHPLDLKNAVAEALIQILEPVRTHFKKYPEKLEKMKKIEVTR